The following coding sequences lie in one Cronobacter universalis NCTC 9529 genomic window:
- the mltB gene encoding lytic murein transglycosylase B has protein sequence MLKRRYVALLPLMMALAACSSKPKSQSATTQTAGASQGGFLLQPQHDMLLPTGDFTGNPAAENFINMMVSKHGFNRQQLQEVFSQTKRLDYVLRLMDRQAPTTQPAPGPNGAWLRYRNKFITPDNVQNGVAFWNQYQDALNRAWQVYGVPPEIVVGIIGVETRWGRVMGKTRIIDALSTLAFNYPRRADYFAAELETFLLMSRDEGDDPLALKGSFAGAMGYGQFMPSSYKEYAVDFNGDGHINLWDPEDAIGSVAHYFQQHGWVKGDLVAVPANGQAPQLENGFKTKYSVGQLAAAGLTPQQPLGDHTEASLLRLDIGSGYQYWYGLPNFYAITRYNHSTHYAMAVWQLGQAVALARVQ, from the coding sequence ATGTTAAAGCGTCGCTATGTCGCCCTGTTGCCGCTGATGATGGCGCTTGCCGCCTGCAGCAGCAAGCCGAAGTCTCAATCCGCAACCACTCAGACCGCAGGCGCAAGCCAGGGCGGCTTCCTGCTCCAGCCGCAGCACGATATGTTGCTGCCCACCGGGGATTTCACCGGCAATCCGGCGGCGGAAAATTTCATCAATATGATGGTCAGCAAGCACGGGTTTAACCGTCAGCAGCTCCAGGAAGTGTTCTCACAGACCAAAAGGCTCGATTACGTGCTGCGTCTGATGGACCGCCAGGCGCCGACCACCCAGCCTGCCCCGGGGCCGAACGGCGCCTGGCTGCGCTATCGCAATAAATTCATCACGCCGGACAACGTGCAAAACGGCGTGGCGTTCTGGAACCAGTATCAGGACGCGCTTAACCGCGCCTGGCAGGTTTACGGCGTACCGCCGGAAATCGTGGTCGGGATTATCGGCGTGGAGACCCGCTGGGGCCGCGTGATGGGCAAAACCCGTATTATCGACGCGCTGTCGACGCTCGCCTTTAACTACCCGCGCCGCGCCGACTATTTTGCCGCCGAGCTCGAAACGTTCCTGCTGATGTCGCGCGATGAAGGCGACGATCCGCTGGCGCTGAAGGGATCATTCGCAGGCGCGATGGGTTACGGCCAGTTTATGCCGTCCTCCTATAAAGAGTACGCGGTCGACTTTAACGGCGACGGGCACATCAACTTGTGGGATCCGGAAGACGCTATCGGCAGCGTCGCGCACTACTTCCAGCAACACGGCTGGGTGAAGGGCGATCTAGTGGCGGTGCCCGCCAACGGCCAGGCGCCGCAGCTTGAGAACGGTTTTAAAACCAAATACAGCGTCGGCCAGCTGGCGGCGGCAGGCTTAACGCCGCAGCAGCCGCTTGGCGATCACACCGAAGCGAGCCTCCTGCGCCTCGACATCGGCAGCGGCTACCAGTACTGGTACGGTCTGCCTAACTTCTACGCCATTACGCGCTATAACCATAGTACGCACTACGCGATGGCGGTCTGGCAGCTCGGCCAGGCGGTGGCGCTCGCCCGGGTGCAGTAA
- a CDS encoding amino acid ABC transporter ATP-binding protein, which produces MIHVKNLHKHFGASHVLRGINCDIKPEEVVCVIGPSGSGKSTFLRCLNTLETAEEGEILVNGFAVHDRNADVNLLRAGVGMVFQRFNLFPHMTVLENLIMAPMSLKGMKRAQAVTLAEGLLAKVGLSDKRDAWPASLSGGQQQRVAIARALAMNPSVMLFDEPTSALDPELVGEVLAVMKNLAEEGMTMVIVTHEMGFAREVADRVIFIDSGVIQEEGPPAQLFTAPQNPRTAAFLSKVL; this is translated from the coding sequence GTGATTCACGTTAAAAATCTGCATAAGCATTTCGGCGCAAGCCACGTTCTGCGCGGCATAAACTGCGACATCAAACCGGAAGAGGTGGTCTGCGTCATTGGTCCTTCCGGCTCCGGCAAAAGCACCTTTTTGCGCTGCCTTAACACGCTGGAAACGGCAGAAGAGGGCGAAATCCTGGTTAACGGTTTTGCCGTGCATGACCGCAACGCCGATGTAAACCTGCTGCGCGCGGGCGTCGGAATGGTATTCCAGCGCTTTAATCTGTTTCCGCACATGACGGTGCTGGAAAATCTCATTATGGCCCCGATGAGCCTGAAGGGTATGAAACGCGCGCAGGCGGTGACGCTCGCCGAAGGGCTGCTGGCTAAAGTGGGCCTGAGCGATAAGCGCGACGCCTGGCCCGCGAGCCTCTCCGGCGGCCAGCAGCAGCGCGTGGCGATTGCCCGCGCGCTGGCGATGAACCCGTCGGTCATGCTCTTTGACGAACCGACCTCCGCGCTGGACCCGGAGCTGGTGGGCGAAGTGCTGGCGGTGATGAAAAATCTTGCCGAAGAGGGCATGACGATGGTTATCGTCACCCACGAGATGGGATTTGCGCGTGAAGTCGCCGACCGGGTGATTTTCATCGATAGCGGCGTGATTCAGGAAGAAGGCCCGCCCGCGCAGCTTTTTACCGCCCCGCAGAACCCGCGCACCGCGGCTTTTCTCAGTAAAGTCCTCTGA
- a CDS encoding amino acid ABC transporter permease, with translation MSGFHWEIIQEYGPLFMQGAWMTIKCTIICVILGTLWGLTLGLGRMAHAEHGPWKYVLRYLVQFPVRFYVSAFRGTPLFVQIMVVHFALVPLFINPRDGWLVESGLMSSEFARMLRSDYGAFLSCIVAITLNAGAYVSEIFRAGIQSIDRGQMEASRALGMPWWKTMRKVILPQAFRRILPPLGNNAIAIVKDSSLASAIGLADLAYAARTVSGAYATYWEPYLTISLVYWVITFLLSQLVARLEKRFGKSDSR, from the coding sequence ATGTCAGGATTTCATTGGGAGATAATCCAGGAGTATGGCCCGCTGTTTATGCAGGGCGCCTGGATGACCATCAAATGCACCATCATCTGCGTGATACTCGGCACGCTGTGGGGCTTGACGCTCGGGCTGGGGCGCATGGCGCACGCGGAGCACGGGCCGTGGAAATATGTGCTGCGCTACCTGGTGCAGTTCCCGGTGCGCTTTTATGTCAGCGCGTTTCGCGGCACGCCGCTGTTTGTACAGATCATGGTGGTGCACTTCGCGCTGGTGCCGCTCTTTATTAACCCGCGCGACGGCTGGCTGGTGGAGAGCGGGCTGATGAGCAGCGAATTCGCCCGTATGCTGCGCTCCGATTACGGCGCGTTTCTCTCCTGTATCGTGGCGATTACGCTTAACGCGGGCGCGTACGTGTCTGAAATCTTCCGCGCGGGCATTCAGTCTATCGACCGCGGGCAGATGGAGGCGTCGCGCGCGCTCGGCATGCCGTGGTGGAAAACCATGCGCAAAGTCATTCTGCCGCAGGCGTTTCGCCGCATCCTGCCGCCGCTTGGCAACAATGCGATCGCCATTGTGAAAGACTCATCGCTCGCGTCTGCCATCGGTCTTGCGGATCTCGCCTATGCGGCGCGTACCGTCTCCGGCGCCTACGCCACATACTGGGAGCCCTACCTGACCATTTCGCTGGTCTACTGGGTGATTACCTTCCTGCTATCGCAGCTGGTGGCGCGGCTGGAAAAGAGGTTTGGCAAAAGTGATTCACGTTAA
- a CDS encoding basic amino acid ABC transporter substrate-binding protein, whose translation MVKSLLKAGLLMAALAGSAFAAQETYVVGAGGTYRPFEFENSQKQLEGFDIDIIKAIAKAENFNVKLVNTPWEGIFATLGSGDRDILISGITITDKRKQMVDFSAPYFPAEQSIVVPADSKVDSLAALKNEKVGVVNSSTGDIVVSDALGKNNTAIKRFDNTPLMLQELFEDGVSAAVGDVGVVKYYIKQHPEKQFKLVPDAKFERQYFGIAVAKGNDELRNKINAGLAKIVADGTYAKIYKAWFDDNVPTLPAQ comes from the coding sequence TGTCGTCGGCGCAGGCGGCACCTATCGTCCGTTTGAATTCGAAAACAGCCAGAAACAGCTGGAAGGTTTCGATATCGACATTATTAAAGCCATCGCCAAAGCGGAAAACTTCAACGTGAAGCTGGTGAACACGCCGTGGGAAGGGATCTTCGCGACGCTCGGTTCAGGCGATCGCGACATTCTTATCTCCGGCATCACCATCACCGATAAGCGTAAGCAGATGGTCGATTTCTCTGCGCCTTATTTCCCGGCAGAACAATCCATCGTCGTTCCGGCAGATTCAAAAGTGGATTCACTGGCCGCGCTGAAAAATGAAAAAGTGGGCGTGGTGAACTCCAGCACCGGGGATATCGTGGTTTCCGACGCGCTTGGCAAAAACAACACGGCGATTAAGCGCTTCGACAACACGCCGCTGATGCTTCAGGAGCTGTTTGAAGATGGCGTCAGCGCCGCCGTGGGCGATGTGGGCGTGGTGAAGTACTACATCAAACAGCATCCGGAGAAACAGTTCAAACTGGTGCCGGACGCGAAGTTTGAACGTCAGTATTTCGGGATCGCGGTGGCGAAAGGCAACGACGAACTGCGCAATAAAATCAACGCGGGCCTGGCGAAGATCGTCGCTGACGGCACGTACGCGAAAATCTACAAAGCCTGGTTTGACGATAACGTGCCGACGCTGCCTGCGCAGTAA